From a single Vibrio toranzoniae genomic region:
- a CDS encoding type IV pilus modification PilV family protein yields the protein MICRQKGFNLIEVLISFLLIGVGALGLIKLQTYVEQKSDFAIQSVEALHLAENKLEGFRTRGASAALSSITPTDFITDIVDGEDHTHVKYQLDWTVTSRLSGALKTIQMTSSWQDRFGEDQSITLDTMISKYSEFD from the coding sequence ATGATTTGTAGGCAAAAAGGCTTCAACTTAATCGAAGTACTCATTTCTTTTTTATTGATAGGAGTAGGAGCTCTTGGACTTATTAAACTACAAACGTATGTAGAGCAAAAATCTGATTTTGCTATTCAAAGTGTTGAGGCTTTGCACTTAGCTGAAAATAAATTGGAAGGATTTAGAACTCGCGGAGCATCTGCAGCCTTGTCAAGTATTACCCCTACCGATTTTATTACTGATATCGTCGATGGTGAGGATCACACCCACGTTAAGTATCAACTTGATTGGACTGTGACGAGTCGTTTATCTGGGGCTTTGAAAACTATCCAGATGACCAGTTCGTGGCAAGATAGGTTTGGAGAAGATCAATCCATAACTTTAGATACAATGATTTCTAAATACAGTGAGTTTGACTGA
- a CDS encoding PilW family protein — MVIKPVVRRRQCGATLIEFMISSILGVIVIGSVGSVFMSGQNIASEKSKELLLLQQVSGALQYFKEDLQRAGYDGGAGISLKLSDATNIVYISPDSKTVAYAYTYQSEVRNVAFVFDSGVVKVCDSPSTTVKTVSAATSGCSSIFEPNQIRVINFDVRQSSIGTQGVSSGITTIAISAELVGEPSVSYSSSVVVKNRNWG, encoded by the coding sequence ATGGTTATCAAGCCTGTAGTTAGAAGGCGACAATGTGGTGCGACTTTAATTGAATTTATGATCTCTTCTATCTTAGGCGTTATTGTTATTGGAAGTGTCGGTTCAGTCTTTATGTCAGGACAAAATATAGCATCAGAGAAAAGTAAGGAGTTGCTATTACTACAGCAAGTTTCTGGTGCTCTCCAGTATTTTAAAGAAGATCTCCAGCGAGCTGGCTATGATGGAGGAGCTGGGATATCTCTAAAATTATCTGATGCCACAAATATAGTATACATATCTCCGGACTCAAAAACGGTCGCATACGCTTATACATATCAATCTGAGGTGAGAAATGTTGCGTTTGTATTTGATTCAGGTGTAGTAAAAGTCTGTGACAGTCCTTCTACCACTGTAAAAACAGTGTCTGCAGCCACGAGTGGTTGTTCTTCTATTTTTGAACCAAATCAAATCCGAGTGATTAACTTCGATGTTAGACAATCAAGTATAGGCACTCAAGGGGTTAGTTCAGGTATTACAACCATTGCGATCTCTGCGGAGTTGGTTGGGGAGCCTTCAGTAAGTTATTCATCAAGTGTGGTTGTAAAAAATAGGAATTGGGGATGA
- a CDS encoding GspH/FimT family pseudopilin, protein MSRGFTFLELLITISVLSILLAVAAPSFSSVSQTIKMQRLASELNGFMMQAKSEAVMRNTDLWAHFLMNGNSSDTGDWKVELTEFNVPNTGTAILTMEGGAFRNVDVTVNYSSEQIKFSGINGRAKDGSFLFDINSKPLKLITYRASGRMRICGVGGDFYGYQACS, encoded by the coding sequence ATGTCTCGCGGGTTTACCTTCTTAGAGCTACTTATAACCATTTCAGTGCTCTCAATATTATTGGCAGTTGCTGCGCCAAGTTTTAGTTCTGTCTCTCAGACTATTAAAATGCAAAGGCTAGCAAGTGAATTGAACGGTTTTATGATGCAAGCGAAATCTGAAGCTGTGATGAGAAATACAGACCTTTGGGCGCACTTTCTGATGAATGGTAACTCAAGTGATACTGGTGACTGGAAAGTCGAGCTAACTGAATTTAATGTTCCTAATACAGGTACTGCAATATTAACGATGGAGGGCGGGGCGTTCCGTAATGTTGATGTCACCGTTAACTATAGCTCAGAACAAATAAAATTCAGTGGAATCAATGGAAGGGCTAAAGATGGAAGCTTTTTATTTGATATTAATTCAAAGCCATTGAAATTAATCACGTATAGAGCTTCTGGGCGGATGAGGATATGTGGTGTTGGGGGAGACTTTTATGGTTATCAAGCCTGTAGTTAG
- a CDS encoding type IV pilin protein, protein MIRKNKCNNNNLSIKGMTLIELLLTVIIIGILGAIAYPSYTNHVIKAHRVTAMADMTKIQLEIETLYTGNYASAAAGIVSGGTCLFCDTDTSRYTLAVSASSTTYSIQAEPHSPQTNDDCLDSTTDILELHHSGISEPETCWK, encoded by the coding sequence ATGATTCGAAAAAATAAATGCAACAACAACAACTTAAGTATTAAAGGAATGACATTGATCGAATTATTGTTGACTGTCATCATCATAGGGATACTAGGTGCAATAGCGTATCCAAGTTATACCAATCATGTGATAAAGGCGCATCGAGTCACAGCAATGGCTGATATGACAAAGATACAGTTGGAAATAGAGACGCTGTACACGGGAAACTACGCGTCGGCAGCGGCGGGTATTGTTTCTGGAGGGACATGTTTATTTTGTGATACCGATACTAGCCGATACACGCTAGCGGTTTCGGCCAGCAGCACCACCTATTCGATTCAGGCTGAACCACATTCACCACAAACAAACGATGACTGCTTAGATTCGACGACCGATATTTTGGAATTACACCACTCAGGTATCTCGGAGCCAGAAACATGTTGGAAGTAA
- the dnaJ gene encoding molecular chaperone DnaJ, translating to MSKRDFYEVLGVSRDASERDIKKAYKRLAMKFHPDRNQGDAAAPDKFKEVKVAYEILTDPQKKAAYDQYGHAAFEQGGMGGGGGFGGGGQGDFGDIFGDVFGDIFGGGRRGGGQARAQRGSDLRYNMELSLEEAVRGISKEIEVPTLVECDTCDGSGAKAGSSAQTCGTCHGHGQVQMRQGFFAVQQTCPTCNGKGKIIKDPCNSCHGQGRKQKTKTLNVKIPAGVDTGDRIRLSGEGEAGEQGAPAGDLYVQVHVKEHNIFERDGNNLYCEVPVSFSMAALGGDVEVPTLDGRVNLKVPEETQTGRMFRMRGKGVKGVRGGGVGDLIVKLVVETPVKLSSRQKELLREFEETCGGEAASKHKPKSEGFFSGVKNFFDDLTK from the coding sequence ATGTCAAAACGTGATTTTTACGAAGTATTAGGCGTAAGCCGCGATGCATCAGAGCGCGATATTAAAAAAGCTTACAAACGCTTAGCGATGAAATTCCACCCGGACCGTAACCAAGGTGACGCTGCCGCACCAGATAAGTTTAAAGAAGTAAAAGTAGCGTACGAGATCCTGACCGACCCTCAAAAGAAAGCAGCTTATGACCAATACGGCCACGCTGCTTTTGAACAAGGCGGTATGGGCGGCGGCGGTGGTTTCGGTGGCGGTGGCCAAGGTGACTTCGGCGATATTTTCGGTGATGTATTTGGTGATATCTTTGGCGGCGGTCGTCGTGGTGGCGGTCAAGCACGTGCACAACGTGGTTCTGATTTACGTTACAACATGGAGCTTTCTCTAGAAGAGGCGGTTCGTGGTATTTCTAAAGAAATCGAAGTACCAACACTGGTTGAATGTGATACTTGTGACGGTAGCGGCGCTAAAGCGGGCTCTTCTGCACAGACATGTGGCACTTGTCATGGCCATGGCCAAGTACAAATGCGTCAAGGTTTCTTTGCTGTTCAACAGACTTGCCCTACTTGTAATGGTAAAGGCAAGATCATCAAAGATCCATGTAACTCATGTCACGGTCAAGGCCGTAAGCAGAAGACAAAAACACTTAACGTTAAGATCCCTGCAGGCGTTGATACTGGCGATCGTATTCGTCTGTCTGGCGAAGGCGAAGCGGGAGAGCAAGGCGCTCCAGCAGGTGACCTGTACGTACAAGTACACGTAAAAGAGCACAATATCTTTGAGCGTGACGGCAACAACCTTTACTGTGAAGTTCCAGTCAGTTTCTCTATGGCTGCTCTAGGCGGAGATGTTGAAGTCCCTACATTAGATGGCCGTGTTAACCTTAAAGTGCCAGAAGAAACACAAACGGGCCGTATGTTCCGTATGCGTGGTAAAGGCGTGAAAGGCGTTCGTGGCGGCGGTGTGGGTGACCTAATTGTTAAGCTAGTAGTTGAAACCCCTGTTAAGCTAAGCTCTCGCCAAAAAGAGTTACTGCGTGAATTCGAAGAAACATGTGGTGGCGAAGCGGCAAGTAAGCACAAACCAAAATCTGAAGGTTTCTTCAGTGGTGTTAAAAACTTCTTCGATGACCTAACTAAGTAA
- the dnaK gene encoding molecular chaperone DnaK, with product MGKIIGIDLGTTNSCVAVLDGDKPRVIENAEGERTTASVIAYTEGETLVGQPAKRQAVTNPQNTLFAIKRLIGRRFEDEEVQRDIEIMPFSIIKADNGDAWVEAQGQKMAAPQVSAEVLKKMKKTAEDFLGEEVTGAVVTVPAYFNDAQRQATKDAGRIAGLDVKRIINEPTAAALAYGLDKKGGDRTIAVYDLGGGTFDISIIEIDEVEGEKTFEVLSTNGDTHLGGEDFDNRMINYLVDEFKKEQGINLKTDPLAMQRVKEAAEKAKIELSSTTQTDVNLPYVTADATGPKHMNIKVTRAKLESLVEDLVQRSLEPLKVALADADLSVGEITDVILVGGQTRMPMVQAKVTEFFGKEPRKDVNPDEAVAMGAAVQGGVLAGDVKDVLLLDVTPLSFGIETMGGVMTKLIEKNTTIPTKADQVFSTAEDNQNAVTIHVLQGERKQATYNKSLGQFNLEGIQPAPRGMPQIEVTFDLDADGILNVSAKDKATGKEQKITIQASGGLSDEEIEAMVQEAEANKEADKKFEELVTARNQADQMIHGTRKQVEEAGEALPAEEKEKIEAAITALEEVKSGNDKEAIDAKVQELMQAAQKLMEIAQQQAQAQQAGAEAGEQPKQDDDVVDAEFEEVKDDKK from the coding sequence ATGGGTAAAATCATTGGTATTGATTTAGGTACTACTAACTCTTGTGTTGCTGTTCTTGACGGCGACAAACCACGCGTAATTGAAAATGCTGAAGGCGAACGCACAACAGCATCAGTAATCGCATACACAGAAGGCGAAACGCTAGTTGGTCAACCTGCGAAACGTCAAGCTGTTACTAACCCTCAAAACACACTGTTCGCTATCAAGCGTCTAATCGGTCGTCGTTTTGAAGATGAAGAAGTTCAACGTGATATCGAAATCATGCCTTTCAGCATTATTAAGGCAGACAACGGTGATGCATGGGTTGAAGCGCAAGGCCAAAAAATGGCGGCTCCTCAAGTATCTGCTGAAGTTCTTAAGAAAATGAAGAAAACAGCTGAAGACTTCCTAGGCGAAGAAGTAACTGGCGCAGTTGTTACTGTTCCTGCTTATTTCAACGATGCTCAGCGTCAAGCAACTAAAGATGCTGGCCGTATCGCTGGTCTAGATGTTAAACGTATCATCAACGAACCAACTGCAGCAGCTCTAGCTTACGGCTTAGACAAGAAAGGTGGTGATCGCACTATTGCTGTATACGACCTTGGTGGTGGTACATTCGATATCTCTATCATCGAAATCGATGAAGTAGAAGGCGAGAAGACTTTCGAAGTTCTTTCAACTAACGGTGACACTCACCTTGGTGGTGAAGATTTCGATAACCGCATGATCAACTATCTAGTTGATGAGTTCAAAAAAGAACAAGGTATCAACCTTAAAACTGATCCACTAGCAATGCAGCGAGTTAAAGAAGCAGCAGAAAAAGCGAAAATCGAGCTTTCTTCTACGACTCAAACTGACGTAAACCTACCTTACGTTACTGCTGACGCGACTGGTCCTAAGCACATGAACATCAAAGTGACTCGTGCGAAGCTTGAGTCTCTAGTTGAAGACCTAGTTCAACGTTCTCTTGAGCCACTAAAAGTAGCTCTAGCAGATGCTGACCTATCTGTAGGCGAAATCACTGACGTTATCCTAGTTGGTGGTCAAACTCGTATGCCTATGGTTCAAGCTAAAGTAACTGAATTCTTCGGTAAAGAGCCACGTAAAGACGTGAACCCTGACGAAGCTGTTGCAATGGGTGCTGCTGTTCAAGGTGGTGTACTAGCTGGTGATGTTAAAGACGTTCTCCTACTAGACGTTACTCCTCTATCTTTCGGTATCGAAACGATGGGCGGCGTGATGACTAAGCTTATCGAGAAAAACACAACTATCCCTACTAAAGCGGATCAAGTGTTCTCTACAGCTGAAGACAACCAAAACGCAGTAACTATCCACGTTCTTCAAGGTGAGCGTAAGCAAGCGACTTACAACAAGTCTCTTGGTCAGTTCAACCTAGAAGGTATCCAACCAGCACCTCGTGGCATGCCACAAATCGAAGTAACATTCGACCTAGATGCTGATGGTATCCTGAACGTATCTGCTAAAGATAAAGCAACAGGTAAAGAGCAGAAGATCACTATCCAAGCATCAGGTGGTTTGTCTGATGAAGAGATCGAAGCAATGGTACAAGAAGCAGAAGCTAACAAAGAAGCGGACAAAAAGTTCGAAGAGCTAGTAACTGCACGTAACCAAGCTGACCAAATGATTCATGGTACTCGTAAGCAAGTAGAAGAAGCTGGTGAAGCTCTACCTGCAGAAGAGAAAGAGAAGATCGAAGCAGCTATCACGGCACTAGAAGAAGTTAAGTCTGGTAACGACAAAGAAGCTATCGACGCTAAAGTTCAAGAACTTATGCAAGCAGCTCAGAAGCTAATGGAAATTGCTCAACAGCAAGCTCAAGCACAACAAGCTGGCGCTGAAGCGGGTGAGCAACCTAAGCAAGACGACGACGTTGTTGACGCGGAGTTTGAAGAAGTTAAAGACGACAAAAAATAA
- a CDS encoding dicarboxylate/amino acid:cation symporter translates to MDKSLSSKIFVGLFAGLLIGTAIQYLFSGITIFDTYLLGLAEGAGGMFVSLIKLLVVPLVYVSIVCGIVELKDIRSFGRLGGKTFALYIINTIIAISAALTVGLIFQPGAGADLAGTISETVQLTTTETPDIFSLVVNIVPSNPVEAFASGDMLQIIFMAILTGLAIQALDSRGGPAIKTFKMANEIMMKLIGLVMSLAPFGVFALMIQLGATLDANTLMSVAGYVALVVAMLVFWIFFFYPMMVGLATGITPKQFLRAIREQILFSLSTASSNATIPVTMRTLTEKLGVSKSVAGFGVPLGATMNMSGVSIYIALATMFVANAFGQPINTADIFTLGLTILLLSIGAGGVPGGGVVMVGVLLHQLGLPPEGLAIIAAVDRINDMFCTSSNVVGDTAVNTIVAKSEGEIGAEVNEEAELKKAEA, encoded by the coding sequence ATGGATAAATCGCTCTCAAGTAAGATTTTTGTAGGCTTGTTTGCAGGACTACTTATTGGTACTGCTATTCAGTACTTATTTAGCGGTATTACGATATTTGATACTTATCTGCTTGGTTTAGCAGAAGGTGCTGGTGGTATGTTTGTCTCTTTGATCAAACTATTGGTTGTTCCACTGGTATATGTTTCTATCGTGTGTGGCATTGTTGAATTGAAAGATATTCGTTCTTTCGGTCGCCTAGGTGGTAAAACTTTTGCTCTTTACATTATCAACACCATCATCGCGATCTCTGCTGCCCTAACCGTTGGTCTTATTTTCCAACCGGGTGCTGGCGCAGATCTAGCTGGAACGATCTCTGAGACAGTTCAATTAACAACAACTGAAACGCCAGATATCTTCTCTCTCGTTGTGAATATCGTTCCTAGTAACCCTGTAGAAGCGTTTGCAAGTGGCGACATGCTACAAATCATTTTCATGGCAATTTTGACAGGTCTTGCTATTCAAGCTCTTGATTCACGTGGCGGTCCAGCGATCAAAACGTTCAAGATGGCTAATGAAATCATGATGAAACTTATCGGCCTCGTCATGAGCCTGGCTCCATTTGGTGTATTTGCACTGATGATTCAACTGGGCGCAACGCTTGATGCAAATACCCTGATGTCGGTCGCCGGGTATGTTGCACTAGTAGTTGCAATGTTAGTGTTTTGGATTTTCTTCTTCTACCCAATGATGGTTGGACTAGCGACAGGTATTACACCTAAGCAATTCCTACGTGCAATCCGTGAGCAAATCCTGTTCTCACTATCGACGGCAAGTTCGAATGCGACGATTCCTGTAACAATGCGCACCCTAACTGAAAAGCTTGGTGTATCTAAATCAGTAGCTGGTTTCGGTGTTCCACTCGGCGCAACAATGAACATGTCTGGTGTATCTATCTACATCGCACTAGCGACAATGTTCGTCGCAAACGCATTCGGTCAACCAATCAACACTGCTGACATTTTTACTCTTGGTCTAACTATCCTGCTACTGTCTATCGGTGCTGGTGGTGTTCCAGGTGGTGGTGTTGTAATGGTAGGTGTTCTATTGCACCAACTAGGTTTACCACCAGAAGGTCTTGCTATCATTGCTGCTGTTGACCGTATTAATGACATGTTCTGTACTTCTTCTAACGTAGTCGGTGATACTGCGGTTAACACTATCGTTGCTAAGTCTGAAGGTGAAATCGGCGCAGAAGTTAACGAAGAAGCCGAATTAAAGAAAGCAGAAGCATAA
- the grpE gene encoding nucleotide exchange factor GrpE produces the protein MSNEENKVTEEELDQIIAEAEKVEEAELNEGAVDEQEAKIAQLEAALLSSESKVKEQQDSVLRAKAEVENMRRRSEQEIDKARKFALNKFAEGLLPVIDNLERAIQAGDTENEAVKPILEGVELTHKTFVDTVAKFGLREINPEGEVFNPEFHQAMSIQDSPDHESNTVMLVMQKGYELNGRVVRPAMVMVAK, from the coding sequence ATGAGCAACGAAGAAAACAAAGTAACCGAAGAAGAGCTAGATCAGATCATTGCTGAAGCAGAGAAAGTTGAAGAAGCTGAGCTTAATGAAGGTGCAGTTGACGAGCAGGAAGCAAAAATTGCTCAACTAGAAGCAGCGTTGCTATCTAGCGAATCTAAAGTGAAAGAACAGCAAGATTCTGTTCTTCGCGCAAAAGCTGAAGTTGAAAACATGCGTCGCCGCAGTGAGCAAGAAATTGATAAAGCACGTAAATTTGCTTTGAACAAGTTTGCTGAAGGTCTACTTCCTGTTATCGATAACCTAGAGCGCGCAATTCAAGCTGGCGATACAGAGAATGAAGCGGTTAAGCCAATCCTTGAAGGTGTTGAGCTTACGCACAAAACATTTGTTGATACTGTTGCTAAGTTTGGTCTCAGAGAGATTAACCCTGAAGGTGAAGTGTTCAACCCTGAGTTCCATCAAGCGATGTCTATTCAAGATAGCCCAGATCACGAATCAAACACAGTTATGCTCGTGATGCAAAAAGGCTACGAGCTGAACGGCCGAGTAGTTCGCCCAGCGATGGTTATGGTTGCTAAATAA
- the nadK gene encoding NAD(+) kinase, producing MKKPFEVIAIIGKPRDQQAIQTHKELYQWLSSEGYQVFVDDRLASILDDIPKKHFSSLIELGKRADLAIVVGGDGNMLGAARILSRFDISVIGVNRGNLGFLTDLNPENFQSALTDVLKGEFMEEERFLLETEIHRHGQIKSHNAALNEAVLHPGQVAHMIEFEVYIDDSFAFSQRSDGLIVSTPTGSTAYSLSGGGPILSSSLNAISLVPMFPHTLSSRPLVVDGKRRIKLIVSPDNRGTQEVSCDGQISLPVSPGDEIHIYQSPNVLKLIHPKDYNYYHVLRNKLGWSSKLF from the coding sequence ATGAAAAAGCCATTTGAAGTCATCGCCATTATAGGTAAACCTCGAGATCAACAAGCAATTCAGACCCATAAAGAACTCTACCAATGGTTGAGTTCCGAGGGTTATCAAGTGTTTGTCGATGACAGACTCGCCAGTATTTTAGATGATATCCCAAAAAAACATTTTTCTAGCCTAATTGAATTAGGAAAGCGTGCCGATCTAGCGATTGTCGTCGGTGGTGATGGAAACATGCTCGGAGCAGCCAGGATCTTGTCACGTTTTGACATTTCGGTGATTGGTGTTAACCGAGGTAACCTTGGATTTCTAACCGATCTCAATCCTGAAAACTTCCAGAGTGCACTTACCGACGTACTCAAAGGAGAGTTCATGGAAGAAGAGCGCTTCTTACTTGAAACTGAAATTCACCGTCACGGCCAAATAAAAAGTCACAACGCCGCACTTAACGAAGCGGTACTTCACCCCGGTCAAGTTGCACATATGATCGAGTTTGAAGTGTATATCGACGACAGCTTTGCCTTCTCACAGCGTTCTGATGGTTTGATCGTATCAACGCCGACAGGTTCTACCGCTTATTCACTTTCTGGCGGCGGTCCTATTTTGTCATCAAGCTTAAATGCCATTTCGTTGGTCCCAATGTTTCCACATACGCTTTCAAGCCGGCCACTCGTCGTCGATGGAAAACGTCGTATTAAGCTTATCGTATCGCCTGACAACCGCGGCACTCAAGAAGTGAGCTGCGATGGTCAAATCTCACTACCTGTGTCTCCGGGCGACGAGATCCACATTTACCAAAGCCCAAATGTGCTCAAGCTAATCCACCCGAAAGACTACAACTACTATCATGTCCTACGTAATAAACTAGGCTGGTCGAGTAAGTTGTTTTAA
- the recN gene encoding DNA repair protein RecN: MLAHLSVNNFAIVKSLQLELSKGMTTITGETGAGKSIAIDALGLCLGGRSDAGMVRQGEDKTEVSAAFLLENNLHATRWLEDNELLDGGECILRRTISKEGRSRAFINGSPVPLSQLKSLGQLLINIHGQHAHHQLMKSDYQMAMLDQYAGHLNLLKSTRNAYQAWRQADNHLKELRENSQQNQAQKQLLEYQIKELNELSIGEEEYEDLEQEHKRLSNSGELASTCQQAIELIYEGEEVNALSILQSANHSLIQLAELDERLVDLPNLLSEAIIQIEETNNELRTYLDSIDVDPGRMVYVEERFSKVMSMSRKHHVLPEELYKHHQDLLQQVEALDCSDEKLDELACEVENQYQSFVAKSEKLHKSRTRYAKELNKLIKQSMHELSMEKAQFSIEVNNTNTHPSPLGMDNVTFIVSTNPGQPMQPIAKVASGGELSRISLAIQVITAQKVDTPSLIFDEVDVGISGPTAAVVGKMLRTLGESTQVMCVTHLPQVAGCGHQQLFVAKNTKSGKTETQMHTLDEQQRISELARLLGGSQITESTLANAKELLTAA; this comes from the coding sequence ATGCTGGCTCATTTAAGTGTTAATAATTTCGCTATTGTTAAGTCTTTACAGCTAGAACTCTCTAAAGGCATGACAACAATCACCGGAGAAACTGGTGCGGGTAAATCTATCGCTATCGATGCTTTAGGCTTATGTCTTGGGGGAAGATCTGATGCAGGAATGGTAAGACAAGGAGAAGATAAAACCGAAGTCAGTGCTGCTTTTTTACTTGAGAACAACCTGCACGCTACCCGCTGGTTAGAAGACAATGAACTGCTTGATGGCGGTGAATGTATCCTACGCAGAACCATCTCCAAAGAAGGTCGCTCCCGTGCATTTATCAACGGTAGCCCGGTCCCTCTTTCGCAATTGAAATCGCTCGGGCAGCTGTTGATCAACATTCATGGTCAACACGCTCATCACCAGTTAATGAAAAGTGACTACCAAATGGCCATGCTTGATCAATACGCAGGCCACTTAAACCTATTGAAATCGACACGTAATGCTTACCAAGCATGGCGACAAGCCGACAACCACTTAAAAGAGTTACGTGAAAATAGCCAGCAAAACCAAGCTCAAAAACAGCTCCTTGAATACCAAATCAAAGAGTTAAATGAGCTGTCTATTGGGGAGGAAGAATATGAAGACCTCGAACAAGAGCATAAGCGCCTCTCCAATAGCGGAGAATTGGCCTCAACCTGCCAGCAGGCTATCGAGCTTATTTACGAAGGTGAAGAAGTTAATGCGCTTAGTATTCTGCAATCGGCCAATCACTCCCTAATCCAATTAGCTGAGCTTGATGAAAGGTTAGTTGATCTGCCCAACCTACTCTCTGAAGCCATCATTCAGATTGAAGAGACCAACAATGAACTAAGAACCTACCTAGACAGCATTGATGTCGATCCAGGTCGTATGGTTTACGTTGAAGAACGCTTCTCTAAAGTGATGTCGATGTCGCGTAAGCACCATGTGTTGCCAGAAGAACTTTATAAACACCACCAAGACTTGCTACAACAAGTCGAAGCGCTGGATTGCTCCGATGAAAAGCTGGATGAGTTAGCATGCGAAGTCGAAAACCAATACCAATCGTTCGTTGCTAAATCAGAGAAGCTTCATAAATCTCGAACTCGTTACGCAAAAGAGCTAAACAAGCTGATCAAGCAAAGCATGCACGAACTGAGCATGGAAAAAGCGCAGTTTTCTATTGAAGTGAACAACACCAATACACACCCATCGCCACTGGGTATGGATAACGTGACCTTCATTGTGTCGACGAACCCAGGTCAACCGATGCAGCCCATTGCTAAAGTAGCGTCTGGTGGTGAACTATCACGAATCTCACTCGCGATTCAGGTAATCACGGCACAGAAAGTCGACACACCAAGTCTGATTTTCGATGAAGTCGATGTGGGTATCAGTGGACCAACCGCTGCGGTTGTCGGAAAAATGTTGCGTACACTAGGTGAATCGACTCAAGTGATGTGTGTGACTCACTTACCTCAAGTAGCAGGTTGTGGTCACCAACAATTGTTCGTTGCGAAGAACACCAAATCGGGCAAAACAGAAACTCAAATGCACACATTGGATGAACAACAACGTATTTCAGAGCTTGCTCGTTTGCTCGGCGGCAGTCAGATCACCGAGTCGACATTAGCCAATGCAAAAGAATTATTAACCGCAGCCTAG
- the bamE gene encoding outer membrane protein assembly factor BamE, with protein sequence MRIKKWLVAVPLALTMLTGCSLLEKLVYRIDINQGNYVEQEAVDQLKFGMTKTQVRYVMGSPMLIENGYPDTWYYIYHHTKGHEDSIQKNLVVNFDATGTLVTINGDFEASDEFFESLR encoded by the coding sequence ATGCGAATTAAAAAGTGGTTAGTTGCAGTTCCACTTGCACTAACAATGTTGACCGGTTGCTCTCTACTAGAGAAGTTGGTTTATCGAATTGACATCAATCAGGGTAACTATGTTGAACAGGAAGCTGTCGACCAGCTGAAGTTTGGCATGACAAAAACACAAGTTCGTTACGTTATGGGCTCACCAATGCTTATCGAAAACGGCTACCCAGATACGTGGTACTACATTTACCATCACACAAAAGGCCATGAAGACTCGATTCAGAAAAACCTCGTTGTTAACTTTGATGCGACTGGCACCTTAGTAACGATAAATGGTGATTTTGAAGCCAGTGATGAGTTCTTCGAAAGCCTTCGCTAG
- a CDS encoding RnfH family protein gives MTIESDMIHVEVVFALPHEQRVFTLVVNKNATVEDIIAQSGVLELYPEIDLAKNKVGVFSRNVKLDATVRDKDRIEIYRALLADPKEIRRKRAEQAKAAAKK, from the coding sequence ATGACTATTGAATCTGATATGATCCACGTAGAAGTTGTGTTTGCACTTCCGCATGAGCAACGTGTATTTACTTTAGTTGTGAATAAAAACGCAACCGTTGAAGACATTATCGCACAGTCCGGTGTTTTGGAGTTGTATCCAGAGATCGATTTGGCGAAAAACAAGGTTGGTGTATTCAGCCGTAACGTTAAGTTAGATGCAACGGTTCGTGATAAGGATCGTATTGAAATTTATCGAGCATTATTGGCAGATCCGAAAGAGATTCGCCGTAAGCGTGCTGAACAAGCAAAAGCAGCTGCAAAAAAATAA
- a CDS encoding SRPBCC family protein: MPKVTRSALVSFSADQMFSLVNDVARYPEFLPGCSGSRVIESSDSVMVASVDVSKAGISKTFTTSNRMANGAEILMELVDGPFKKLEGGWYFTPLDDQACKVELKLEFEFSSRMIEMAFGKVFNELTSNMVSAFTQRAKQVY, encoded by the coding sequence ATGCCAAAGGTTACTCGTTCAGCATTAGTGTCTTTTAGTGCCGACCAGATGTTCAGCTTGGTCAATGATGTTGCTCGTTATCCTGAGTTTTTGCCAGGGTGTTCTGGCTCTCGTGTGATCGAATCTTCAGATTCAGTGATGGTGGCTTCGGTTGATGTATCTAAAGCCGGTATCAGCAAAACATTTACAACGTCAAACCGAATGGCGAATGGCGCCGAGATCTTAATGGAACTGGTGGACGGCCCGTTTAAGAAGTTGGAAGGTGGCTGGTATTTCACTCCTCTAGACGACCAAGCTTGTAAAGTTGAGCTTAAGCTAGAGTTTGAGTTTTCTAGTCGAATGATTGAAATGGCATTCGGTAAAGTGTTTAATGAACTGACGAGCAATATGGTCAGCGCTTTTACTCAACGAGCGAAACAGGTGTATTAA